From the genome of Lotus japonicus ecotype B-129 chromosome 6, LjGifu_v1.2, one region includes:
- the LOC130725018 gene encoding probable Histone-lysine N-methyltransferase ATXR5: protein MSFCMHELEGSPESPPESPVQKWKYMDEIMAKARYTVVEREDYDDLVCDQCGSDDRPDELLLCDKCDKGFHMKCLSPIVIRVPIGSWLCPKCSRTKKPKRLTDNSILKFFGIKRRDFVTKRIAPSRDARRRRRSRPLVAQKKKRILLPFIPSEDPDQRLKQMGSLASALKALHMEYIDHLTYMPGMAPESANVSNLEMGVVHQTITKEDTKTLEYCKDMCTRGECPPLMVVFDSREGYTVEADSPIKDMTFIAEYTGDVDYIKNRESDDGDSMMTLLLSRQHSQGLVICADKRGNIARFISGINNHTKEGRKKQNCTCVRYNVNGQFRVFLVAIRDIAKGERLYYNYNGYENAYPTHNFV, encoded by the exons ATGAGCTTCTGCATGCATGAGCTGGAGGGCTCGCCGGAGTCACCGCCGGAGTCGCCGGTGCAGAAGTGGAAGTACATGGATGAGATAATGGCGAAGGCGCGCTACACGGTGGTGGAACGCGAGGACTATGATGATCTTGTCTGTGACCAATGCGGGTCCGACGACCGGCCGGACGAGTTACTGCTCTGTGACAAATGCGACAAAGGCTTTCACATGAAATGCCTGAGTCCAATCGTCATCAGGGTTCCGATTGGATCATGGCTTTGCCCTAAGTGCTCAAGGACGAAGAAGCCTAAGA GATTGACAGATAATAGCATATTGAAATTTTTCGGGATTAAGAGGCGTGATTTTGTTACAAAACGCATAGCTCCTTCTCGGG ATGCTAGGAGGCGCCGGAGATCTCGGCCTCTAGTTGCCCAGAAGAAAAAGAGGATACTGTTACCATTTATTCCTTCAGAAGATCCTGACCAGAGACTGAAACAAATGGGTTCCCTTGCTTCTGCTTTAAAAGCCTTGCATATGGAATACATTGATCACCTCACATACATGCCTGGAATGGCTCCTGAATCTGCTAATGTCTCCAATTTAGAAATGGGTGTTGTCCATCAG ACTATCACCAAGGAAGACACAAAGACCTTGGAATACTGCAAAGATATGTGTACAAGAGGCGAATGCCCTCCCTTAATGGTTGTTTTCGATTCACGTGAAGG CTATACCGTGGAGGCTGATAGCCCAATCAAGGATATGACATTTATTGCTGAGTACACTGGTGATGTGGATTACATTAAGAATCGAGAATCTGATGATGGTGACAGTATGATGACACTTCTTCTTTCAAGACAACATTCTCAAGGTCTTGTTATATGTGCTGATAAACGCGGAAACATTGCTCGCTTTATCAGTGGCATCAACAATCATACTAA GGAAGGTAGGAAGAAGCAGAACTGTACATGTGTAAGATACAATGTTAATGGTCAATTCCGGGTCTTTTTGGTTGCTATTCGTGATATTGCCAAGGGGGAGAGgctttattataattataatggTTATGAGAATGCATATCCGACTCACAATTTTGTCTAG